The genomic stretch ACATTTTCCGCTGGCGCCGCACGCTCATCGGCCTTTATAGTTCTTGCAACCGGACTTTCACCGAGGTTTCCCGGTCGCCGCGCAGGATATTGACGGTAACCACTTCACCAATTTGATACCGTTCAAGCTCCGTGCCCAATTCATCAAAATTGGTGACGGGCTTACCGTTGATGCCGGTAATGATGTCACCCAACCGAATTTCACCCCAGCGATTTTGCACGATGCCGTTCAAACCGGCACGATCCGCCGCGCCACCGGGCTGCACACGATGGATGATCACGCCCTTAATGCGCCAACGCCGAGCGATATTGTCATCGATCGTGCTGACGCCCAATCCCGGGCGGATGACTTTGCCGTATTTGATCAGTTGCGGCACCACACGTTTGACAATGTTGACCGGCACAGCAAAGCCGATGCCCGCACTCGATCCGCTGGTGCTGTAAATCGCGGTATTGATGCCGATCAATTCGCCGCGCGAATTCAGCAGCGGTCCGCCGGAATTTCCGGGGTTGATGGCGGCGTCGGTTTGAATAACGCCTTCGATTGTCCGGTTGTTGCTGGATTTGATTTGACGGCCAAGCGCGCTCACCACGCCGGTGGTCAGCGTTTGATCCAGCCCAAAGGGATTGCCGATGGCGATCACTTTTTGTCCCACACGCAAATTTTCCGAACCGCCAATGGCCACCGGCGCAAGCTTGGCCTCCGGCGCATTGATTTTCACCACGGCAATATCCTTGCTCGGCTCGGCGCCGATCAATTCCGCATCGTAAGTGGTGTTGTCATTCAGCGTGACGCTAAACGCATCGCCATTTTGTACGACGTGATAATTCGTCACGATGTAGCCGCCGGTATTCCAGATGAAGCCGCTGCCCGAACCTTGCTGCACCTCCATCACGTCCATCGAAAAAATGTCGCTGCGCAGCGCTTTGTTGATCACAAACACCACCGAGGGTGAAGACCGCTGAAAGACATCGATGGTGTTGCGTTCGTCTTCGAGCAACATGCTGGCTGAGCTGGCAGCCGTTTGCGAGGGGCTCATGGCCGTTTGCGCGGCCACCGGTGTAATCGCTGCAGAATCCAGGTTCGAGGATTGGCCGGTCCGGCTGGGCGGCGTAAACGACGAATGAAAAAAAACGGTTGCCAAGACAACGCCGGCAACAACGCCGACAATCAAGCTCGGCAGT from Cytophagia bacterium CHB2 encodes the following:
- a CDS encoding trypsin-like serine protease; translated protein: MSPSQTAASSASMLLEDERNTIDVFQRSSPSVVFVINKALRSDIFSMDVMEVQQGSGSGFIWNTGGYIVTNYHVVQNGDAFSVTLNDNTTYDAELIGAEPSKDIAVVKINAPEAKLAPVAIGGSENLRVGQKVIAIGNPFGLDQTLTTGVVSALGRQIKSSNNRTIEGVIQTDAAINPGNSGGPLLNSRGELIGINTAIYSTSGSSAGIGFAVPVNIVKRVVPQLIKYGKVIRPGLGVSTIDDNIARRWRIKGVIIHRVQPGGAADRAGLNGIVQNRWGEIRLGDIITGINGKPVTNFDELGTELERYQIGEVVTVNILRGDRETSVKVRLQEL